In the genome of Diabrotica undecimpunctata isolate CICGRU chromosome 2, icDiaUnde3, whole genome shotgun sequence, the window AAACAACTTGTCGTCGCTGATTGGTTCAACCTAGTCCCAGATTGTCCGATCGCCTAGTACCCATGGGAATTAAGGAATCAGCTGTAAATTGCGACACATCTGATAGTCCCATAAGTTTCTGCATGGTTTATGGTACCCTAACAGGCAAAAGCAGGTGTTTTTTATCCGTCCCAGCATAATATATAACGGGTAGGCACTCTTTGTGTTGATAGTGTACCAGTACCAGAAGCGTTGTATCGGACGATGTCCATACTCTTCCAAGCATGATAAGTTTATTGGTTCCTATTTGGGAATATGGCGCAGTCAATGCCCATAAGTCGGAGCTAATTCAGAGCGACTGGGGCGAAATGTTGGCCATTTTAGAGCGCTTAGCAGTTTCCTCATCGACCAAATTATATCTTGGTGGATATTGTAATAATAATCAATTAAGTTTGAGCGTCCTTTTACATCATCACGTTAAATAGTAGATTCTTTTCTGATATTATAGGCTACGCCATATGCTGCAATCTATGTATGAGTTTAAAGAAGTAGCTTCACATCAATGGAAGACCAATCACCAAATGGAGATTGATGATACTTAAAGAAACTTGTTTGTTGTCAAGAAAAGAACAGAGAGTATTTACTACTATAATTTGTTAGCAAAGAAGAAGCATAATCTACAATAGAtctcaataaaaaatattatggaACATTCTTTGAAGAATTACTTAATCAATGTGTGTATATTCTGATTTTCCTTGTTTTACGTCTTTTGGTAGTGATCAAGTAATCCAGTAATCACTAAACTACTAACAACAAACCAAGTTTGCCAATCCATTAAAGACTGGGTTACCTGTAGACTTGGTTTACTTTATTATTCAATTTTGTCAAAACAACTCAGCTTAGATAAGTGAACTGCAACTGATTCCTTGAGGACCCAGTCACATATACGtaataatttaactaaaatgcGCGTTTCAACTTAAATATGACAACATTTTATACTTGCttccattttttaaaatttctttgttCCCAATGTTATCTGTAAAACTTTTcctataaaaatttcaaaaatacatCCAAATCACCCACATTTTATACTTCATTCACTTTTTTCTTTTGCCAGCTGCCGATAAAAGATCTGCCATGGAAAGACACTCTTGATAATTACCAACATTTCAtttctctttaatgttttatataaaacaattaatcGTCCTAATAAAAAGATTCACTCTGAAAACATAATTACATAGgtaataaaatgaacaaaaataaaaagaataatttttgATACTAAAATACACAAATTGGGTGATATCTTGTAAAGAGAGCTTCACACTTGTTTTTGTTTGCAAAGAAATAAGTACAGGACCGGTTCCCACCAAACTGGTCAgaggttaaaataaaagtttttcattaaaaaaataagatAAGAGTTTATAACATAAAACAATATCACTGTATTTTAAATACTGCTTAAAATAATGAAAGGAATACTTGTTTATTTTGCAGAAATGGCAAAAAGTGGTTAAAGAAATACTTATAGGGCGCTGTCGCGTAAAAACACCAAAAGAAGTTTAAACGGGAGACTATATTAAGATTTTTATGTGCATAAAAATTTTAAGGAGCGACTAATATACAGGAAGAAAAATATGCATAATTTTCTACCTATATACTATTTCAGTGACTTAGGAAATAacaattttttgacatttttatttCGATCCAACAGGACTTTGTCTGTACATACATTATAAGTCCGAAAAGTCTTGATGAACTTTATGGGATACAAAATAGTGGAAAAAGCACACAAAATAGATACAGCACAGGCTTTTCTATAAGTAGAAATATACATTTGCATGGATGGTGTCCTTAAACTTACTGGTCCCCAAAAACCAACACTAAACATGATATATGAGAGACTAGAagacaaaatatttaaaagaaagacattatacaagatatttaacaatataaaacGCGGTTTTAGGTGTCTCCTTACGACATAGTGAAAAAAGATATTATAAAGAAACTGTCAGAGCATTTTACGAACATATACAAAAGCATTCTACAGCTATGGAAGGCAcacattttattgaaaaactCCTACGATATATATTTCACACCTTTTAAAATTGATCATATTAAAACAGGAAAAATCAATTAATGACAATCATCCTACATGTCAACGATTAATAGCAATGAATGTTGCTTCTTTCGCTTGGAGCGCCTCCAATTAACAAAATATCAAGTATTCCTTTAAGTATTACCCACAGTAGTCTATTTAAACAACATGTATGTCCAACAAAGAGAAAAATGATAAtactttaaaagtaaaaataaaaatcatatgcttttaatactatttaatcaaaaaagacaaaagtCTTTAAAACCtacaaatatctatataatagaacTCTCATCTTAAAATATCAGGTATATATTATCCGTACAACAAACGTTTCACAAAAATGTGAAACAATAGAAAAATTACTAGAGGTACTAAGCTAGTACGTAGTCAGTACGTAAAAGTTAATGTAAAAGTTCGGGCATATCTATCAGTTTGGTAGAAATCTGCCGAATGTTTAAATTTatacaacaacaacaaaaaagaaCTTTCCACTGGTTCGAAATTTGCCCAACGCTTTGGGGGGTTTCTTGTGCTTCCAATTTACCTAAATTCATATATTTGTATACTATTTTCAGGCACATGAGTTAAATTCAAAGACTGAAAcctggaaattaaaaaatggtgttatacattttcaatattaaattaattattacatACAGGGCGAacaaattatttgtttttgtatgtGATCAAAGATATAACTATGTACTGTTGTATTCATTTAATAATGAACTTAAACAATGTTAATGTCAAAAATAGGTAAGTGACTTTCCTAAAAACAGCATAAGATATGCATTTTGTTATTGATACATTAGTTGATGTTACAGTGTATCATAATAATTCGGTCCTTGTATGACCCTGGAAAAGATACGCAAAACAATGACATTTTATACTATAGAGCCACCGAAAAAAATCGTTAATTGAGATAGGCTTCAGAATCACATATTTACATGTCTCGGTAGTAGCCTGATTACCATGCTGAATGACAATTATGGTTTAAATTGTTAATGTAAAGTTTAAAAATCCAATCTTTTATTCAATGACTAAAGGAGTCAGTTTCATTTGTTTTGCATAATGGGAGtgacttaaaatattttaaaagatatttgaTGTTAAGTATGTTCCAGCAATTTTAATTCTCTCTTACGTTgaattccatttttttgtaaGAATTTTGAGTTTATTTGAATCAGATATTAAAAGAAACTTCAACTATATTATTGTAACTAAGATACATTATGTATTTCTCTTAGTAAATAAagtgaatattaaaaaacattttagattatttttcttaattatttctgcTTTTTTGGGGAATATACGGATTTAGTATAGAATACTTTAATCAATGCATTTTACAACTATCTCTGTGTTTTGGCTATATTTctagttattttttttaataggttgGAAACATTTTTTGTCACCATTACCACTCTTATAGTTTCTTTGGTATTAATTTATTGGAAGATTGTCTTTTCTTTTGGAAAGGATTTTCTAATTTATAATCAATTAGAATAGGCTCAGAGCAAAATTAGACACAATTTAGTTTTGTGGACCTCAAATCATCTGCTCTATTAACCTTAAAAGCTAGGTGAAGCCTAAGAAAAGTCCATCGGAAGACCAATCAATTACACTTAACACATTTATTATCCAGTTTAGATTGTTACAGTGCATATgagtgtttattgttaaaaatgaattaCTTACCATTCAGAACTTCTGTGGTAATAGTAACCCTCTATTGTGGCTTTTGACTTttgaaaacaaatataataaaatccaGCAAAGGAGGCTCCTGATATATCTTTAATTGTATGGTCCGGGACTAAAAAATGTTCTTTCCATCTCATAAAAACATAGTCTGTATCAGCAAGGGCTTTGTAATCAAAAGAATCTGAATTAAAGGTTTTGGCATATTGACTGAACAGTGAGAATTTGCTctgaaaagaaaacaaaaaattaattttaatgtcAAACAGAGGTACATTCAgttaacatatatttttaaaattattttatggcTTTTCAGTGTCATTCTGAGTTGTCCAATGATAAACGAAAAGAAAAAACCTAAGAGGGACACACAGCTTGAATCAAATAATGTGATCGCTATTTGGCTCTACTCTCacaaacaaaaaatcaagaaaatagtaaaaaattgTTATCTGAGTATCCAAGATCAGAGTTAAGAGAATGTCTATTAGATTTCGCATGAATCCTTGAACATAAAAAAATTGAGCAAAAATAACTTCTCTCTCCAGAATAATAGGAACAGATAATGATTGGTACCCATAAAATTTGCCTGACCTGGTTCCCAGTCATcttttttattaatctttttctTATATAATAACACACTTTCAACTACCTATTCCCAAATTTTCAACCTTCCCCTATGTATTTATACCTCATAATCAATATAGTCTACACTTCATACTATTCACTGACAAATTAACATTAGCATATTCAACATATCAAGTGATTCTGAGTGAAAACCTTATTCTTCTCCAAAGAAACACACAcataagatagaaaaaaatttgaaaatagtATTGTGATAGATAAACCCTTTTTGACTGAGAAATAAATGGTCTTATTACATATTGTCTTATCACATATACAATTATTAGTTTAAGCCACAAAAATCACACTCCAAACTATGACACCATTAAAACCATTCCTCAGTATCTCTCATTTCTCACATAATTAAAGAAACATTGTTACCCAATGTTTTCGGTCCACATCTTCGTCTGCATCCCACTTTCTGGTAAGAAAAGGATATTTTTGGCTTATAATTTCACCATCAAAAAATGTGGTCAGTTTTGGGTACTCATCTGTAAGTCCATTTATTTGTAAATATCCACAAAGATATGAGTTTTCTTCATCTACATGctaaaaaacaaaatgtattagaAAACACTTGTCCTAAAAACACAATTTGGCAAGGtgactgtatttattttttaatttcagcaGGAAATtggacaaaaaatttaaaacaaggaTTATGTGAAAACCTGCTCAtagttaaaaataaacattttgtgTAGGTAAGTGGTGATTACTAtgactaaaaacaaaaaagtgAAAATACAGGTCACATTCTACTGTTACGAAATAACTTCTATAAATTAAGTAGAACGCAATTAAAGTGAATTAAAAATCTTCAGAATAGTGACAATCTTGAAAATTACTATAAACTGTATGGAAAGTTGTAGAAAGatttttttgatataaaaagtTTTTCTAACCTGTAAAATAACTTCCACCTCGTAACTATTGCCTTTCGATTTCTGGAATCCTTGAAATTTTGAGCCATTGTATAATAAGGATTTGGTAACACCTGGTTGTTTGGAATTTGCCGGCAGGGGAGGCGTTATTTCCACCCTAACCGGCATTTTCTCAAGATTTTCCTCTGTCTTATCCAATTTTTAGAAAGTCAAAATTAAATGTCAATATGGCTTCCTATGGAGAAATTTGGAACTATAAAACAATGAGTCATTAATTGAATTAGCACATGACTTACACAACAGGCGTCCTGAGATGTAAGTTGCCTGAGTAGTAGTAGTTCTCACTCGAGAACTATaacaatttttttgaatattgaGATTGCATAACtagtagttttatttatttataacactaTAAAATAAATCCACAAgatgaaaatgaaaaatattatcaaagatATAACTATGTGGAATGTAAACATTTACAATATGATGAATTTGATACTAAAtgtgattaaaaaaaaactagaaaggTAAAATACAATAAATCCCATGGTCAACCAAATCAAGCGAGTTTAAAGCACAGACAAAAAGAATGGTGCCTAGcaggatcatcatcatcatcatcagtggcattacagctcgttatgagccaaagccttcttcagaacaatcttccattcgcccctgtctctggcaactcttctccatgctttaacttcgatggattttagatcatcctctatgttatcttgatacctaagttttggtcttcctctagctcgtcttcccactggtcctcttcggtcgaaaatttttctgatcgttgcatcttcatctcgcttaatgacatgtcctatccatcgaaggcgtgctaatttaatacattttacgtcaggttccccaaaacttctgtataactcaaagttgtagcgcctacgccacaaatcCTGTTCTTGGACTCTTCCattatattttccttagaatttttctctcgaaacgtttaagcaatccTTGGTCGTTCtatgtaagtgaccacgtttctgaccgtatgacccgtatgttaacactggccttattagtgttttatatatggcaactttattttttctgggtagttttagggacatctgtttcctcaagccataatagcacttattggcaagcactattcttcttttaattatttaatattaattatctgGGATAAATGTCTTGGTAATGAGAAAAGACGGGGATCTCGTCATTGAGACGGGCGCAGGTGACAATAATTGTTATATTGAATATAAATATAAAGAGCGATGCCCAAATGGTTGATCGCCATCGACTGGTAGATCGCGACAGCTTCTGGAGTCGATCGGGAAAGAATTCAAAATTAATCAGAGTCTGGTCAAAATATTCCAGATTTCTGAGGCAATACAACTGCGCGACGTTCGGCGAATGTCACCGATTCTTCTCGAAAGTTTGCTAGTTAGTTGATGTTGTTAGCTTTTGCTAGCTAGATGTTAGTTTTTATGCTGTGATAAGTAGAAGTTCTATGTAAAATAGCAATATTTAAAACGCAAAATGAGTGCGACGAAACCTAAAAGTAAAACGAAAGTAAAACGTACCATTTCAGTAGTTGGGAGGAagaatttttgtttgttatattcAAGGATAGTGATCAAGCATGAGTCAAGGAGACGAAAATTGCAAGATTTGAAAGAAAGTTTGAAGGGAAAGCAATTTATTTCAACAACGGAAATGTCTACATCCAAGGAAATTTATTATCAGGATGCATTTTTACAGCCTTTGGTTTTTTATTTAGCATCAGTACCTCTATGTCATCGATGAGTTTATTATGTTGTCCAGATAAACTCGAATCATGCATTTCTAATAATCCTCATGCCAATTTATGGATACGAAATCCCGGTTTTCACAGCCTCATAATCCTAACTCTTTTAAATTCACTTCATCATTCTCTTTACCTTTATACCCATTTAGAGTCGGCCTTCTTCCTTAAATTTCAGTTTTTATCTTAGGTTATACCAATATCGATCCCGTTTACCGTCATGTGCTGCCTAAGTATCTCCCTCAGGGTCTTCTGTGGTTTTCCTCTCCTACTTCTACCAGGTACTTGCAAATCAGCAATTCTTTGTATTGGTTAATTAAAGTTTCAACGTTGAACATGTACCAACCATTCCAAACTGATGTGCTCTCATTTTAGCATAAATTGGTGCCACCCTTAAACCCATTTAAACCCTAATATACCCATTCTTAATTTCATTCTTTTTTGTTACTCCTCTCTTCCATTTAAGGATTTTTATTTCCGCCATAAGCATTTGTTGTTCGTCTTTCTTTTTTACTTACCCAATATTCAGTACAGAAGATCATAACTGGTTATTTGGCAGTTTTACAGAATTTTCCTTTTCAGTTTCATTGGAATATGTCTGTCACACAACACATTACTCGCTTCCCTCCACTTCATCCGTCCCAGTCTAATTCTACTGCCATGTATCTCCATCTATTTCTCCATTACTCTGTAATACCGATCCTATAGTTCATCCAaagttattatttaatatgtagtaTGTAGTAACTATTTTAAATGGTCATTCTAAATATCGTGTTTTTACCATACTAAGTTCTAAACCATTTTCCTCACGAACTTGTGTtcactgttccagtttttgtcGTAAATCCCTTTCAGTATTTCCTACTATTACCATTAAGCACCACGGAATATTACCCTGTATGTGGTTTCGTTGTTATCTCATCCAACACTAATGACTAAGCACCGAGACCTAATGCAATCCTACTTTCATATGAAAATTATCAGTCTCTCCAGCACCTGTCCTAATACGTCCTGCCGTCTTTAGTTCTTCCTTCCATCATAACCTCGTCCTTTACTTAAGTAACTAAAATTAGCGCGTTTATTAAAACGCTAATTTTACTAACGCAAAAGATTAGTAACAGAATGATTTTAATGTATAGTAAGCAATAAAGCAAAAAGTGGAATTCCTAAAACCGACTGGAATCATTTTATATTTGCTTTTAGTACAACgtatttgcaaaatttttttcaGCATTCCTGATGTTTTATAATGTATTCTATTTTCAATGTCAAACAGTAGGTACTGTGTATTTTGCTAGACAAATTCAACGACTATATTAGTGATCAATCTTTGACCAGTAAGAGCTAAAGCACACGTACCTTTTGAGCTACTTTTCGGGAATAGATTGTCGACGGCTGTATATTTATATGGTTAAACATAGACAAGCTTCTCTTTGTCGTCCATTCTAGTGACAGGTAAAATTTTAAACGTTATCGTCACAAGTCGTCCAAGGCATCTCATAACTCATATGGGCAACATGTGGTCGTTGGGTTGGGCGACCGGTACGTCCCTGACACCCCAACCGAGTCAGAACATACGCAATGTGAAGATAAAGTAATACCGTAAAAAAACTTAAGTGAGAAGAGAAAGGCCTGAACATTAACGGTAGaagattaacaaatttgaaaATAGCAGACaacatagttttgttctcggacaacctcaaggagatatgtacaatgctacatgaacttcagttagtgtgtgccagtgtgggtcttaaaataaacatctccaaaacaaagttcatgacaaacctagtacctagcggAAATAGCAATATTGGAGACTACGAAGTAGAGCTAATGGAAacatacatataccttggacacgaaataaagatcacaagagacaaccaaacatgcgaactacgaagaagaataaatctagcatgggcagcctatggaaaacttaaagacatctttaaaagcgatataccaatttctttaaaacgtgaAACGTGTGTTATTTGACCAATCTGTGATCTCTGTGATGATCTATGGTgccgaaactttgacattgacagctacaacttctaaaacgaGAAGCTAATTAACCCAAGCGATGCCGACGTTGCCAGATTTTCTGTACCTAGATTTTAGCGCGATTTTTAAATAATGGAGGCGTAATAATCCTCTTTCGGGAAACACATC includes:
- the LOC140434280 gene encoding glucose-induced degradation protein 4 homolog, translating into MPVRVEITPPLPANSKQPGVTKSLLYNGSKFQGFQKSKGNSYEVEVILQHVDEENSYLCGYLQINGLTDEYPKLTTFFDGEIISQKYPFLTRKWDADEDVDRKHWSKFSLFSQYAKTFNSDSFDYKALADTDYVFMRWKEHFLVPDHTIKDISGASFAGFYYICFQKSKATIEGYYYHRSSEWFQSLNLTHVPENSIQIYEFR